cttctagaaaatgaGTTATCCAATTACCATACAGGCAATGTTACTTACATAGTCAAAAAgtaagtataaattttacatcctacttataaatatattaataatttctgACGGATCTTatctaatttctttctttttaatattcataACACAAAAGAATTTCTTAATCTTTAGATGGATAGTGTAAATTTATACCTAATATTAAATGCACGAAAGTGTAagatatttttgttttagaCTCCGGACTTCCGAGCTGTAGcgaatttatcaaattttgttTCCATGAGTAGAGTTGTGACTGGGTAGGAATTGGGACTGATTTTacaaaatccgaacccgaccaaaaatccgaaatccaaatccaagcatgaaaacccaaacccgaaataattattccTCTTTACTATATATCAAAAcgtattatattaaatctacatttttaaaatagaaaacttcaaatattacctctgtggtttcgtacttttattttaatgctctgtaatttaaagtgtattaatttagtaccccatggtttcatttttctctttttattattctctttattaattttttttgttaaatcggtaataaagttaaaactaaaatatactaaaataaatatttaaacttaggtgggactaaagtgaatattcgaacAACTTAGGTGggataactaaaattttttatatataatttaacgaaatattaaaaaaaaaagctaataaaaagaaacaaatgaAACCACGTAAtgctaaattaatatattttaaattccatgatattaaagtaataaatataGGTCTTATTCGGATTTGTTTTCGGATATCCATAACATTGATATCCCTACCCATCAGCCAGCCCTTCGCTAAAATCTCTACCCCAAAAGCCCGCCCGGCCGCCTGCCTGCCTGTCTGCCTGTATTGTGTCATTTGTCAGTCCTCCCATGCGATGGACTCCCATCTCAACCCCGCGCTTcgcatccgccgccgccgccttcatTTCCCGCCGCAGCCACACCGACCTGACTGCCTCTGAACCCAACAACCACCACGTCTCCGCTTtcctcgccgccctcgccgacttctcctcctcctcccgccgCAGACCCCCCCgcccctcgtcctcctcctccccctcaactcccaacagcagcagcagcaactcGTCCGTCCGCTCCTTGACCGTCCTCCTCGGGCGCCTCCTCCTGCGCTCCCCGGCCCTCCTCGACTCCGCCTacgccctcctcctctccatgTCCGCCCGGCCCGACCCCGCCGCCCGCCCCGACGCCGTCGCCTTCtccgccctcgtcgccgccctctGCCGCTTCGGCCGCCTCCACGAGGCCTGGGGCGTCCTCGACCTCATGCTCGACCTCCGCCTTCGCCCCTCCCTCCCCGCCTAcacctccctcctccgcctctacTGCTCCCGCCGCCAGCTCCCCCAAGCCCAGGCCCTCCTCTCCACCCTCCCATCCCTCGGCTACCGCCTCGACGTCGTCGCCCACACCGTCTTCCTCGACGGCCTCTGCGCCGCCGGCCGCTTCCGCGACGTCGAGAAGCTTCTCGCGCAGAGCCGCGCCGACGGGCTGCGCCCGACGATCGAGACGCTCAACATCCTCTTCGACTGCCTCTGCCGCGAGTCCAAGGTTTCGGAGGCCAAGCGCTTGCTGGAGGGCAGCGACGCGTTGGGCTGGGTCGTCGATTCTTTCTTCTATAACACTCTGATGAGCCGGCTGTTCGACGTCGGCGAGCTCGACGCCGTGTTAGAGCTCTTGGCCTCTATGTTCAAGAAGGGGATCCCCCCGGACGCGTGCACCTTCACCGTCGTGATCCGAACCCTTTGCAAATCCGGCAAGCTCGCCGAAGCTAGAAATGTCGTCGAACGCGGTGGTAGTTTCGTCGCCTCCGACGTCGTGATGTTTAACACCCTGCTTCACGGGTTCTACGCGGCCGGTAATGTCGAGGAAGTACGACTCGTTTACGAGGAAATGCTTGGGAAGAGCGTTGTTCCTAACAATTTCACGTATTGCATCGTGATGGACAGTTTCTGTAGACGGGGAAAGTTTCTTGAGGCTACAAGCTTCCTTCTTGGATCTTCGGCGGAAGATGGGTTTTCGCTCGATCTGGTCGCTCGTCTAAACAGTTGGTTCGTCAAGTATGGGAAGCTGAGGGAGATCTTAAACCTGCTCGATGAAATGTCCCGGCGAGGTTTCGCTGCAGATGGCTTCATACTCACTTCGCTGATCACGGCTTTTTGCAGGGAGGGGTATTGCGGAAGCTTGGATTTCTATAAAGTGTGCCTTATACTTGATTCGATGCTCGGAGTTAGATGATTATTCGTAGGGTGGAATGGTTAAGGATTACAAATTGGGAATTGATCCAAGATGCTATTTCTTCAGACGACATTGGTTAGGAAGATCTCAATGGGATAGTTCATGGCAATCTGTAAGTTATTAAACTTTCCGACAGATTGTATACACTTGATTGTTCTTGCTTGGTTGAGGACAATGGTTTGATTGCAGCTTCTCATTGCTTGAGAAAGATGAGAGGCAAACCATGAAGTATTTAGCTTCACCAGCTGGACGAGtaaggattttatttttcttctgaaGAAAGGACGATTTGCGCTGAGAATGCTGGGATCCATTGATTTTTCAATAGTGCGGGAGGCTTTTACAGTAAACGGAGCCAAGCGCATGTTTATTCAATGAGATGGTTTGTCCTGTTCTTCGTCCATGCTGATGCTCGATACTTTGATCGAAGCACTTATTTTTTCGGAATGGTATCATTGTTCACAGAGAATTGTTTCAGCCTCAGCAGAGAACAACCAACCAGAAGGTAAAATTTCctctaatatcaaatttttatgcATTAATGCTAGACCATAGTTGGTTCCTAAACTGCTTGTCTGGGCTTCTATTCCTCTAAGGAATCTTTGAATTAGTTGCTTCCCTTTTGTTTCGTCATGTCTTCAAAAAACTATAAGATAAATTTATCTTACTTTTTAAACTGTTAATCGATTATGGCTTGTATATACACATATTAGTTGCTTTTATGGTATTTTTGACAAACTTCTATGTTCGAGTATATGGTGATCGTCCACTGCTGTTGGATATTTCAATGACTTACGCCACAACTTGTGATAATTTGCTCCGTCATCCATCTCTTAATTGTAGAAAGATACTCGGAGTTGATAATTATTAGTTTGTCTATGATGAAATACTTATAAATCGatacaggaaaaaaaagaagaagcataaATGGGTATAAAGTGTAACAATTAGCTATGACGAAGTCACCATTACACCCTAGTTCCATTTAATATAAGATGTATATATAAGTGTAATTTACTATGTAATGACcttagtaaatatatataatggatGCCTTTTCCGTTGTGTAATAGGTGTTATAACAAGGCATAAATAGCTAGTATTCACgtatctatttttaattttaatttattagataaaaCACTTAGggatcgtttggttcgggtataggcaagaactagctattacagggataggtacaagtgtGGGTATAAGAAGGGATAAgagtaattttttgtttggatggaaATAGGAGTATaagcaaggaaaagaaaaatagtgtttggatggtttatAGGGATGAGGGGATAATGGGTTgttgaaatttataaataccGAAATTGCCCCTCTCTCAATTTAATAGGGAGAAGACCAATTTTGacgttttaatttttttggggaTTAAACTgtaaattttatcaattaattaattagaaaaaatacaTTTGCAAATGTAAATCAAgtatatcatttttttaattacagaTGATATTTATGTAATACAACAGATAAGAGTAAATACCAATGACAGGGGcttgaaatttcaaaaaaattacaacaacaaTACTTTTTTCCTCCACtagataattaaatattaatatctttttttcttataattttattgttgtattactatattttttgtaagaaaaaaatttagttgttttaaattagattttaattataagaaaatataattatatttttttacataattatatttttttacttattaaattattcgttatttatatataaattatagttttacatcatacactttctaccaaacaaacaacagaactaaTGAAACTTTACTTCCATAACTACAAAACAAACAGTGGAAAAGAAGTAGTTTTCACCGAATTCCGCTTCAACCTAAAGTCtagtttcggtgaaacaaacatgccctaaatgacattgaatataatataaatcATAATTACTCAAACGCGATGAAATCAACTTTTCAACTAAACCAATATATGTATACATGAAACCAATAGACCATAAAAACAAGCATCACCACAACTACCCCATAGTAGCAATCAACATGCTAAATTCCTCGAATAAGAAAACCATAACATCATGCAACACATCAACGTAAACAACTTACAGACGAACATTACAGTGCGTTTAAGTTCAAATAAGTGAAAGCTGCAAATTTCAACTTCTACTATTCCATAGTTGCTCGGTAATATAACTACGCAAGGACTCGCCGAATGTCGAATCATCGCCTTCAGTAGCAACAGTCGGCGGATCGTCAACATCTGCGTCAAGAGGATCTCGGTCTATctcttctaaaaaatatatatcatttccTTATTGTcgttaaataaaattatgtaccACACAACATGCCATAGCAGTCAAGTACTGTACTTTATAAGGAAACGGAGTTTTATGATTTAAATCTTAAACCGCTTCTTTAATATACCGAAAGTTTTTTCTACAACATTTCTCAACTGTGCATGCCGATGATTATAGAGATCTCGGGGATTTCGATGCGTGTGTGCTCGTGTAGAACTGTCAAATTGACTGAGATGATACCGCTCACCTCGGTAAGGTTCAAGAAACCTATCAGTGTTTGTGTACCCCGAATCTACCAAATAGTATTTACCTGTGCAAATGAGTACAAAGTTTAGTCAAGAATCTCCATTagtaatattttgaatattaaacAATAACTACGCATTTACCTTCAGAAACTGTAAAAACCCCCGTATCGCAGGCCCATCGAAGTACATGCATATCTGCTGCTTATCCTTCCCAACCTGTGGACACGAAGAAAAATATATGGTCGAAAGATACTGCAGCCATCATATTCTGTGATGTAAACCCTTTGCGACATTGAAATCATGCTTGTTCACTCCTTTCGACAATTATAGGGATATGTGTTCCGTCTACTGCACCAATTGCATTCTACAACACAGGAAGCATTAGGAAAAAAGTGCAGAAAAAATTGCATACAGAAACAATAAATCATGTTCTTATGGAAAGTAACCTTgaatggatgaaaattgggATTGTTTCGGATCCTTGGATGCACGACTGCATTATTTGACGGCATAGTTAGATATTCATCTTTCCGCATTACAATCGTTCGTAGTACATTGTTGAAATGTCCACTAATTGTCTCTTCTGAATGTTGAAATGCTTCTACAAGCGCTCTATTTGCCACAACATGACCTAcgcaaaatagaaaaatagctAGCTGTTCATTAGCTGTCATATATCGTGTTCTTCTTATCAACCCCCGGCCGAGTAGCACATTACGAAGTGCGATGAAAGTCGTTGTTGATATGCGAAAGTGTTGATACCCTCTGTTAGGATGACCATTGAGAATATCACTAACTATTTCGTGCCCAGAAAATAGTCGCGTTCGACACTGTCGTTTGTGCAATGTATTAGAAAATGTAAGATAGTCCTGATCAAAAAGCATCACGAAATATTAGGTCCCAATAATCATCATCCTCGTCTAGTACTGACATAACATTTGCTAATGTTGTCGACAAAAAAATTGAACGAAATAATGCATCACCCATGTCAACTGAAATGAATACAACATCATCAATTTCGTATTTCAAACTAATACCAAAGCTCAAGTAAACATTCTCAACTACAGTGCAAAAAAGACTAATAACATGCATGATATCACAGCTGGGTTCACATCACATAGGTTTAAACATGCAGATTTTGTCACTAGTAATGCAATTGTGTGGTAAAACCACGAGCAAATCTCCAagataaacatataaataaagtaAGCACATAATACGACATAAGATACTCAGCACAGAACAAACAAGTCTAAAATGCAGATGAAACATAAGAAAGCATCTGCGTCTACAGTGCACATGAGAGCTGCCAAATACACATCTAAAACCCGAGAAAGTGTTGCTTATACAGGACGTTTTGCATTTGAACTTGGCGGTCTATCCACATAACCGCAAGCTCATCATTCATGGTCATAAAAAGTTGTCTACTTTTGTCATCCCGCAATGAATCCCCCGCAGCCAAAGCCCGTTCATTCGCCGTGCCCACTAGATTATAAACTCTTGTCATGCAAACTTCAATTGATGGAATATTTGGGTGAGTTGCGAGCTCGTGCTAATACATTTGTCGTACGAGGTCGAGCTTTTGTTTTTCCTATTTCCACCATCTCAGCAACAGCCTCGGTTGCTAGGtcactctttttcttttggctACCGGATGAAGATGCATGTTTCCGTGGTGGGACCGACGGCTGTGGGGATCGAGGTCATTTCCCCGCAGAGCTATGCCCTGATCCACTAGCAGTAGCTCCAACAGTGGGTTGCACGAGGGGAGGGCTAGGAGAACGCGAAAATATATTCACCGTCGCGGTTTCATTCAGTGGGTGCTCGAGGAACCTGGTTCAAACGGACTGGGTAAGAGATTGACTGCTAGCTGTCTAACTCCTATGATAGTGTCGTCCTCACCAGGCAAAGATACTGATGAACTATTAACAGTGGGAGGTTCAGCCGTTTCTGACGACATTCCAAAGCGGCCGGTAGCAACAGTTGATGCACAAAGGAACGCAATGGAGTTATAAGCTGGAAAAGGTTTATCTCTACAGTTGGCATTAGCAGAATTCTCCTgaagaaaaattacaaaaattagaaTACATGAAGAATATAGGGAAAGAATAAACTGCATTTACTGTAATAAAGTCTTACCGCAATGACTGCGTCCCAGTCAGTAGGGTCACTGGCCGTGGGTATATTGTTCACACTGTCCCATCCCCAACTGCTCTTATTCGCTAATTTGTAATATGTCATGTACAATCTCTTCAGAACCTTGAGGCGGTTGTTGCTTCTTCGTCAGGTTCTGGCTTGTTTGTAAGTTGAAATCATTAATGATTCTAACCCACGCAACATGCGTGAAACTATGACCAACGTAGTTTCCAAGCGCGTGCTCCTTCATTAGAAGACTCAACAAAATGCTATCGAGATGATCAGTCCAGTTCGCAGTGCGGGTCCTCGTTTCATTGAGGCTCCTGCTGGTACCCTCTACGTTACCGCAAGGGAATGCATTATTGAAACCCCCAGCTCTGTTTAAATTGGACTTAGACACATTTTTCGCCGGACGCATCTGTATGTAAACAAAATTGTATTCTTATGATTTTCTCGCTAGGGTCGACACATGGAGCATGTAGGTTTAACATATTATGACAATGTAGTTGTGAATCATATCAGCCTATAGAGtagtataaaattatatgaaatgaATACTAGCCTTATTCAAAGCAACAGAACAACAAAACCTTGCTAAGCATGAAAGCAGCATATAGTTATTGGCCAATGTACAAAAACATTTCATCGGAGCAAGAGATATGTAACCATCTCAACACATGATGATATATAGTTCAAGTGTAGATGCGAAATTTAAATGATGATATATTTAGAAGTAAGGCTGTCCACAAGATATTGTATCAAAGTGTAACAACTTTGCTCTCTAATTAAAGTGCTGCGATGGGGGCAAGTGGCTCAGGGGGTTCCCGATTACCATGGGGCTGCATAGAAATGTACTTCCATGCCTACCATCAAATGGTAACGGCAACCGGCATCATCGCCAAATCGATAATCATAAAGACGTAATTACAACATATCGAAGTACACATGTTTAACAAACGTTAATCATCGTCTTTAGAGGGCTCATATGGCTTCCAATTAGTATGGGGTTGCATGGATGTTCACATCCATACCATCCAACGAATACTATTGAAAACCATCATCATTGCCAAATAATCCAGTATGTTCCATTTCCTATACTTGTTCGGCAATATAAAAAACGGAATAACTCCAAGTTCATTTCCTAGTTGGCCATCTCTCAATTTAGAACAAGTAATTTGCcgacacaatttttttttcataacagATGTTATTGTCGAAAGCTCGAAAAAAATTTACCTTCCAAAGCAAGTGAGGCGTGCAATAGGACAGCAAGAAGAGAGGATTCCTTAATTACAGTGTCGCCACAGAAAGCTACAGAGCAAGGCACGTTCGCGAGGTAGGGCGATAGTGCCGATACAACGCCTCGCAAGCGGCGGCGGCATACCGTGCCAGCCAAAAAAGGGTCACTgcaaataagaaataagaacacccaacaaaaaaagaaagagatataaATCACAGTCGTTCAACTTTTACCGTTGGCCAAAGGGATCGCCGAAACCCCGTAAAAAAGGACACCTATGAACGGGGTCGCCTAAACCAGATTTGCAACACCGTTCACAGATCTGCAACATTGTTCACAATTTCTTTCACAGATCTGCAACACCGTTTGCAAACAGGGTCGCCCAAACCAGCCAAAAAAAGCACATGACCCAGGATCGAAGGTCAATATAGGAGCGGAGGCCGCAAACCCTACCGTGGCTGTCCGGGATCGCACAGATCTGCAGGACAGGCGGCAAAGGGGTCTCGCAAACCCACATAGAAGGAGAAAATGCCCGATCAGATGTCCAGACGGTCTCAGGGAGCCCGCAAACCCTTTGCCTATAGATCTGCATCACGCACGGCAAAAGGGAGCGTGCACAAACCACCCTAAAAAAGTAGGGCTTCCGACAAGCGGAGGTGAAGGTGACGACGGGAGCACGCTTCACCGGCCGTTGAGAAGCAGAGAGataacgagagagagagagagtaggtgaGATATGTCGGGAGGACGCtgcgaaggagagagagagggagtaggTGAGGAAGGAGGTGAAAGGACGAAGCCAGGGGTAGCAGGGGAATCTTCGTACCGGGATTGCACTATTCCACCGAGGGGGTGGGAACTATTGTTCCCACATTACAAAAAAGTGTTTAGGGATAAGGACAGGGATAACTGCTTATCCTCATCAttatccccaatccaaacaGGGTGTTAGGTTTCTCCATCAATCAAATCAGACATCTTTAATGTTATTCGTACTACATGCCTTTCCATCCACGTAAGTTTTGTTTGTTGTACTTTTTGCTAAAGTCATCCGATTCTCTATTTGTGTGGATAAACCTGGTCTTTCCTTCGAAAGCTTCCAAGGTGAACAACTAATTTGAACTATGTACTTTGAAGATATGTACgtgtgtatacatatacatgtatgtcgatatgtatatttttatcttcatTAACCTAGGTTGCTCTCACAAGTGTTTGAATTCATGATACGTTCTACTAGTAAATTTGTTTTCATATTTACCGGCCGTACCTAACATAGTTGGCTAAGGGTTTgctggttggtattcgagatcccaagtttgaaGCCCAATTGTTTTCTATTTCTAActgagttcatttctaaaatGTGAACAAAGtagtagcttgctacctttctctctctctctctcaaaaaaaaaaagagaacaaaaagatGTTGTTTTCATATTTGTAGTCAAGATCCATGTTATTATACGATTTATACTACTGTACGCTGCATGTTTGTCTAGGTATCGGGAAATAAATTAGGAGTCAGGAAAGATTTGGGCATGCTTAAAATGTTTGTGTAATTGACCTTTATTTGTCCATTGTGAAACATGAGATTCAAATTATGCACACTCTCTTAGGTAGTCACATGAACATAACAGTTTATAAATCAGAGTTCGAAGATTCGCAATCTGCTCGATTGCCAATCTAGCCCTCAAATCTCATTGGAGATAGAAGCATAAATCATGGCACCAGATGCTTCGCATCTGAGGCTGTAGGAATTCTGAGCAAATTTGGCTAATTCTGGTCTGCACTCAGAAGATccctaaaatatttattttaattttgaaactaaTTACCTAGTGAAAATGGATGAATTCTTGCCTGTCCACATAACTTTTTTTATTGCATCAGCCTGACTTTGGCTTGTGCATGCAGAGAATGCTGCGAAATGCTTgtctttctcttcttccttctgATTCTCAAGAGGATATCAGATGTTGCCATGGAAGTAAGTAGTGAAAGAGATAGAGGATCTCTTGAATCGCTTATGGAGCATAAACAATGTTCTTTTGCTTCATGGACATGGTGAATGTATAGGGTAATGCTATGCCTACACCCTTTTACTTGCAAGACTTTAAATGAAGTGGATTAATGCGTTGGTGAATTAAGGGATTACTGTGATTGACCTGTTCGATTGGCCCCACAAACTAACTAGTTGGGCATACCATTCTATTTACAGTCAAGAAAAGAAATTAGCATCACATTTACCAAAAGGAAAAGTCACAATAGAGTCTACAACATGCGGGTTTTGGCCAGAAAAAGAGCAAGTTCAAGCATGGGCTGGACAATGGGAGAAGAAGAGTGTGCCATAGTGACAAATATATATTGTTAGACCACCACAAGTGGCATATGTGAGGTATATGGTTGTGGCACAGCCACCACCATTGCTCTTCTTTGATGACcaaagtttttatttatttatttttttttgtttttgggcgAGTTGAGTTATACGTGTCAAATGACCACCTTTTACTGCACCAATAATTGGAGCTTTGAGGTTGTTGTGTCGATTCTGGGTAAATGAAGAGTACCATGGGCTAGATTGGCTTAGataattaaaactataataTTTAGTTGTTTGAATACTAGCAGAttaaataaatagtaatttctTTAACTAACAGTAAGCCTTTGCTGATTTAATGTTTAAAATAGCTATGGCGGCGAGTGATTCCAAAACTTATTTCTTGCTTACTGTTCTTGAATTGTTCTCTTCGCTTTACAGCTTGGTGAACTTTTGCATGTGTATATTCAGTGTATTActtatatgtttaaaatatagGATTTTCAGTAGAATTGCTGTTGATTACATTATTCTAACGTGGCTAGATTTCTAATATATGTTTCAGTGGTTTATTATCTTGTTTTGTGCTGTTGTtgttttttgttaaaaaaaaaacttttccatGAGCAAATTTCGGTATCTAACTCCCAAATTGATATTGGGGGATCCAACCCTCTACCCTGCCACATCAATGGCAAGTGCGCACTGTGTGCCAGGGCTTTAACTTTTTCTGTTTGATGATAAAGATAGTGAACCGTTCATTGCTTTCAAAAGCGGTGAATATTTCATTGCTTTCTATGAGCTATATTTCCCgccaaacttaaaaattaatggGAGGCTAAATGATAGAGAAATGAGCACTGTGCATTGTATTGAAGACAGTGAATTGTTTGTCGTCTTTAAAAAGTTGTTAATTAGTTGATTACTCTCTCGCTTGCCGGTAAGACCAGTTTGCTCTTGTCGGCTTATTGTACTCACTGGAAAACCTCATATTGGTTCTCACCCCTGTTTTTGCATATGACACATGTGGTGAGGGTCAGGGCGGTGCGCGAGATTCGATGTAGCTAGTGAGCTCTAGTGGTCCCGTGCATATCCAATGATTGATTCTGGTTATCTTTCTGTACCCATTAATGGTAATTCGTTAATTAAGTTAGACATTGAAGTGGTTC
This window of the Ananas comosus cultivar F153 linkage group 19, ASM154086v1, whole genome shotgun sequence genome carries:
- the LOC109725229 gene encoding pentatricopeptide repeat-containing protein At1g09900-like, translating into MRWTPISTPRFASAAAAFISRRSHTDLTASEPNNHHVSAFLAALADFSSSSRRRPPRPSSSSSPSTPNSSSSNSSVRSLTVLLGRLLLRSPALLDSAYALLLSMSARPDPAARPDAVAFSALVAALCRFGRLHEAWGVLDLMLDLRLRPSLPAYTSLLRLYCSRRQLPQAQALLSTLPSLGYRLDVVAHTVFLDGLCAAGRFRDVEKLLAQSRADGLRPTIETLNILFDCLCRESKVSEAKRLLEGSDALGWVVDSFFYNTLMSRLFDVGELDAVLELLASMFKKGIPPDACTFTVVIRTLCKSGKLAEARNVVERGGSFVASDVVMFNTLLHGFYAAGNVEEVRLVYEEMLGKSVVPNNFTYCIVMDSFCRRGKFLEATSFLLGSSAEDGFSLDLGGVLRKLGFL